CAGGCGGCGGCGGAGGACCACTAATGACCAGCTGAACTCTGCTGTTTGGGAGTGGCTGCTCTCCATACGGGACACAGATGTCACCTTATCCGGCCGCGTCATTCGGGAGAAAGCTCTGCAGATCGCCCGAGACATGGGCATCCAGGACTTCAAAGCCTCAAACGGGTGGCTGGACAGCTTCAAAAAAGCCCACAACATCCATCGCAGCTCCCTCCCCTTCTCCATGGCCGGGATGGAAGACTGGCTGTCTAGCATGGGCGCCATGGATGACAGATAGCGGGCATCTCTTCCTCCACCAGCGCGGCAGACTGCCCGACTCGTCCagtatatttatttttagaatatttttatttGCTTAGATTAGTCCGACCAAATATAATTTCAGATGTCATGCCACGTGTCGCCTCTCGAGGCCGCCCCGTGTTTCCAGCCGTGTACTCGCTCTCCAAGTCTTGGACAGAAGAGGATTATTCTGCAGCCCTGGGCCATGCCCCCTCTGTATGTGATTATGCTGTGATGAATGGTCTAGTCTTATTGTCAATACGTGTggagccccctgctggtgaacAGAAGAAGTTGTGTGGTTTGCTGAATGAGGTGAGCAAAATAATAGGGGGAAGAAAAAGGCTTAGATAATGAAATGCAGCTCCCGAGGCAAGAACGGGTTACATGTCCTATACTCCTGTCGCATCCGAAGCTGCTCTCATGATTCTGCTGCCGTTCACACTCAGGTGTCGCTCGCtgctctgcttttttttttcacctggaAACCTTGTTTGATGCCGAATAAAACAGTTCTAGAGCGCGGCACATCTCCTGAGTAAGCTTCTGTCAGTGGACTGATTGCAGCCTTGGATGCAACTGGAGTATACAATGTAAAGGGAAGTGTTAACAGCGTTGCTtgtgatgtttatattttaaaggggttgtctgatggGCAGGGGTCTCTAGAATAGGggctgaatggtgtggtggacacACGTCTGTCCACCTCAACATTCGACTCTGCGCTTGTACTCTGCTATCTCCACCAGCCCCACAGAGCTGAATGGACAATCATGCAGGGAACACGGACCCCGTTGAGGGGCCCCagaggttggacccccaccgatcagacacttatcccctattctgCTGCTGTGCATCGTGAGTGATGTTGTTTCCTGACGTTTCTGTGTAATATTTCTCATTCTCCCTTCTCACAGATGTCGTCACCCTCGGGCATCACCCTTCGGGTCCGGTAAAGAGCATAGAAATGGGGCAGCCTCTGCCCGAGACACTGGTGGGAAACCTCTTGCGGTATTttgaggaggagagggagaagCATGCCCAGTTTGGGGGGTCGTTACCTGACGTTGCAGTGCAGCCCCAGCCCACGGTGGCCCATGAGGAGGGATCTCAGCTTTTTACTATTGACTGGGGTCTCCCGGAGGCGACTGACAGGTTCCCAGAGGGCCTGACCCCCAGCTTGAATGTGACTAAACATTACAAATGTACTTACTGTGAGAAGAGCTTCCTGCGCGGCACCCAGCTGAGGGAGCATGAGCGGACTCATACGGGAGAGCGGCCCTACCAGTGCCTCAAGTGCCCCAAAAGCTTCAGCCGCAGCACTCAGCTGAAGGACCACCAGCGCACCCACACCGGTGAGAGGCCCTTCCAGTGTACAGAGTGCGGAAAGACCTTCACCCACAGCTCCAACCTCATCCACCACCGACGGACGCACACTGGCGAGAAGCCACACAAGTGCAACATGTGCCCTAAGAGCTTCAGCCAGAACTCCGACCTCAACCGACACCAGCGCACCCACATGGCTGGGGACCGTCCCCACCAATGCACTCGCTGCCACCGGACGTTCATATACAAGTCTCAGCTGAGGATGCACAGCCGCGTCCATGTGGTGGAGGACATCCTGCAGGGAGTGGAGAGAGGGACTGGGGCGGCGGACATGACATAGAGCAGCCCACCACCCTGACACCCCCCCCAAGCTATCCATCACTGCAGTTAATGCTTTTGAATGTTAAAGCGCCCCCCTGACCACCACTCTGTCCCCGTCATGGAAATGCCACCTGTCGCTTAAGAATGGTCACGTGGCCTCACTATTCTATACTCTCAAGCGGCCGCTCCACGTGTCCAGGGCCCGGTTGTGTTGCGATTTCTGGGTACAGCTTGAACCTCCACTTCTTCAAACAAGGGGGCTAATGGGTAAGGATGTGCAGTGCtagaggggatctgtggtctgTATTGTTGTTATAGGTGGTAGTTAATCAGCAGCACCCCCTGCAGGAGAGGTATAGAGATGACATTACACAATTACGTCCCGGGAACTGAGCGACCACTCTCCTGAAAGTAGTGAGCCATCATCCTCGAGGCTAGTCTACATTCTCCGACAGCTTCCTGGCCAGATGACATGAGTAGTCTGCATTATATGCAGTATCCTGTAACACGAGGACAGGTGTCCACTGTAACAATAACCTTTTTCTATGTTAGTGTCAATGTCTTAAAGGGGTAATGTTTGACCGACATCTCCTGTCGCTCATTCGATcagaactccccccccccccccatctaattCCTCTCCGACCACTGTCAGAAACTCCCACTTGGCACAATCTGTTCCCTACCGTGGCAAGAGAATTTTTGAGAGCGGAAGGTACAGCTGTCGGACCAATGCTTATTCAGCAAAAAGTCTAGGGTGTATGGCCACCTGAAAGGGGTTTGTCCttctgctaggatatgccatcagggGACCATCTCCTAGCTACAGAACGGGGACCCCAAAGTGAAAGAGAGCACACCATGCATGCCTGAGTTCCAAAAACAGCCCAGTGAGCGCGCGATGAACGGAGAGAGCGCACCGTGCATGCACGACCATCTCTCCACCGCTATGAGATTGCTGGATCTGCTGTTTTTGGTACTCCCATTGCAGTGACTGGTCACAACtcagatctgacattgatggcatatcctaacgatatgccatcagtgtctcaGATAGGAATACCCCGGGCAAGCAGTTCCAATAAGGTAAGTACTGTGGGGTGTTCTTGCCTTTTCTAGCAGTATAGACGGTGTGGAATTTGCCTGCCTTGTTGTGTCCCAGCTTGAAGTAGTGTATACTCGTTCCTCTAGGTACAGGAGGTTCTGCAGTTTAAGGCTCAGCACATAAACACAGACATTGTGAGAAGACCAGGTGTATGTGGGGGGGTGTAGGGTTGTACGGGGGTCACTGGCGTCTGGATGTTAAAATGTACTTATTGTGCAGCATTAAACAATCACTGATCATACAGAGTACTTACCTGGTCTCTATGTGTGGAAAGGAGACACCTGAGATCATTACATTGCAAGGATGCACATCCCTGGCCTTATGTACGATGAAAATATATAGGATAAACCAGGCACTCAAGTATGGAGTAAATGGATAAGGATATTTATTCCCACAATGACAATAAAATTCACCAATAAAATACCATAAAAGACTTTCAACCATTAATAACAATAATAGCAGCAATATTCAACATATACGCTAAAAATCAATACGTTAATTGAATAGCAGCGGCATATATGTTAAAATCAATACATTAATTAATGAGCAGCCGCAATGGACATATGCGTTAATTAATAAGCAGCGGCAATGGGCATATGCGGCTTATTTGTTGATACTGAAGTCATTGGGTTCAGAAGAAAACGCAATTTCGTACTTGGTAGCAGAGTCTTATGAGCGCTCTTTTGTTTTCGGGAATACTGAATTGCACAGCGGTGGCGTCCCACCGATTTGAGCAACTAtgttgcttaggctactttcacacttgcggcagagagatccggcaagcagttccgtcaccggaactgcctgccggatcaggcaaaatgtatgctaactgatggcatcagtaagactgatcaggatcctgatcagtcttaaaaatgcctgatcagtcgaaaaaatgcattgaaataccggatccgtctttccggtgtcatccggcaaaaacggatccggtatttattttttcacctttttttcagtctgcgcatgcgcataccggaaggacggatccggcattccggtattctgaatgccggatccggcactaatacattcctatgggaaaaaatgcctgatccggcattcaggcaagtcttcagtttttttagccggagataaaaccgtagcatgctacggttttctcttttgcctgatcagtcaaaacgactgaactgaagacatcctgatgcaaactgaacggattactctccattcagaatgcatggggacatacctgatcagttcttttccggtatagagcccctgtgacggaactctatgccggaaaagaacaacgcaagtgtgaaagtagccttagttttacCTGGCCAGTGTGTCCTTATCCTACGTCCGGACCTGTAGAGATTTGCTGTGGGCGCGGTGTCACCTGGATATCCTGCTCACGGAAACAATGTCTGAGGCTTTGTTTGGATTCCTCCGGTGTTCGTCGCTCTCGGAGGAATCCAAACAAAGCCACAGACATTGTTTCCGTGAGCAGGATATCCAGGTGACACCGCGCCCACAGCAAATCTCTACAGGTCCGGACGTAGGATAAGGACACACTGGCCAGGTAAAACTAAGCAACATAGTTGCTCAAATCGGTGGGACGCCACCGCTGTGCAATTCAGTATTACCGAAACCAAAAGAGCGCTCATAAGACTCTGCTACCAAGTACGAAATTGCGTTTTCTTCTGAACCCAATGACTTCAGTATCAACAAATAAGCCGCATATGCCCATTGCCGCTGCTTATTAATTAACGCATATGTCCATTGCGGCTGCTCATTAATTAATGTATTGATTTTAACATATATGCCGCTGCTATTCAATTAACGTATTGATTTTTAGTGTATATGTTGAATATTGCTGCTATTATTGTTATTAATGGTTGAAAGtgttttatggtattttattGGTGAATTTTATTGTCATTGTGGGAATAAATATCCTTATCCATTTATTCCATACTTGAGTGCCTGGTTTATcctatatatttttgtattcctTTTCAGTGACTGGGTGGGTCACATAAACCAAGAGCACCTTAAATCCATTACTCAGCTGTAGTGATCCACAGATACCGCACTTATGTACTATGTCCTGCTGGGATCCAGCTGCCTCCactctcttaggctgggttcacacgagcgtgtccggattagttccggatgcgtcccggtgtgttgcggcaaacccggtcgagtaggaatgcaattgcagtcagttttgactgcgattgcattccgatgttcagttttttatcgcgcgggtgcaatgtgttttgcacgcgcgtgataaaaaaccgactgtggtacccagacccgaacttcttcacagaatgggttcggtgttgtgtagatgttattattttcccttataacatagttataagggaaaataatagcattctgaatacagaatgcttagtaggtgatcaattgagggttaaaaaaaattaactcaccttctcctcttgttcgcgtagctcccgtctcttctttagttctttaaaagatgaactatgggctaaaggacctttggtgacgtcagatcacatgctccatcaccgtggtgatgtaccatgtgattggagcatgtgatctgacgtcaccaaaggtcctttagcccatagttcatcttttgagaagtaaagaagagacgggagctacgcgaacaagaggagaaggtgagttaattttttttatttttttttaaccctcaattgatcacctactatgcattctgtattcagaatgctattattttcccttataaccatgttataagggaaaataatacagtttatagactgtcacctagcaaccatgcgtgaaaatcgcaccgcatccgcacttgcttgcggatgcttgcgattttcacgcaaccccattcacttctatggggcctgcgttgcgtgaaaaacgcagaatatagagcatgctgcgattttcacgcaacgcataagtgatgcgtgaaaatcatcgctcatctgaacagccccatagaaatgaataggtccggattcagtgcgggtgcaatgcgttcacctaccgcattgcaccctcgcggaaatcccgcattgcaccctcgcggaaatcccgtgtgaatgcagcctaactcTGAGCCTGATATGCTGACACATAAGGGTCCATCAGGGGAGTGGATGTGATGTGAACCTTCAAGCATCATATTCTGAGACCCCCCGGACTCCCATAAATCACAGATATATTGGCGCTCCTTAACCCATGGTTTATTGGTATTATGCATTCAGCCTATGGTATCATTCATAGTTTACTGTGTTATCCACAATTCCACGCCGTTCTGTCGAGTGACCACTCGTGGTCACAGTAACGACAGCCATTAGTAGTTCTTACCAGGCATCTGAAATAATTTTACAGAGTAATATGACCACAACAAATGAGGTCTACGTTGTAGTGTCCACCATGTTTGGATTCCTTTCATGTCCTCCATCGCGGTCATTTTTTGATCATGACTGAGGGTCCCAGTAGATAAACATCAGAAATGATTGGATGTTTTACAACCATAGACACAACTGGATTGACTGTATCGGAATATAACACCATTAACGTAAGGGTTCAACTATTTACATCAACGTCTCAGCCTCAAAGCCAATATCGGTAATTACAATCTCAAATTTCCAAACGTGTTCCAACACACTCGCGTCTATTCATATCTGGTCTCAAAAGTAGTATATAACATTTGGGGAGAAAGATGCAGCTCAGAAGTCCAGCGCTAGAGGCCAAGATGGCAAATACCTGCACAGCTACTGTATATTTTCCACTGGTGCTCAGATAGGCAGGGATGAAAGAGATCCAGACACAGCAGAAgaccagcatgctgaaggtaatGAGTTTGGCCTCGTTGTAGGTTCCTGGAAGGTTCCTTGCCAAAAAGGCCACAAAGAAACTTATCATGGCTAAGAAACCCATGAACCCCAAagttgtgtaaaaaaacaacttCTTTCCTTCATTACACTCAAATATTATCTTGTGATTTTCTAACTGAGAATTCAGTGCTGGTAAGGGGGGAGACTTACTAAGCCATACAGAACAAATTACAATCTGTAGCCCAGAGCAAAGTCCTACAATGTAACGTGGGATTGTAGGTCCCAACCATTTCCTCAGGGGACTGTTAAGACTGGTGGCTTTAAATGCAAAGATTACCATGATAGTCTTTGCCAGGACTGAGGAGATGCAGAGAGAGAAGACCACACTGAAGAATGTTTGTCTCAGAAGGCAGGTCATCTTAGTTGGTTGACCTATGAAGACCAAACAGCAGAGGAAGCAGAGTATGAGAGACACCAACAAGATGTAGCTGAGCTCCCGGTTGGTCGCTTTGATGACTGGCGTGTCTTTGAACCTAATGAAAGTCAGTAAAATGGACAGAGCCAAAAAGGAAAACATAGAGGCTGTTGACATCAGGAAACGTCCCAGTGGTTCTTGATATGTcaaaaattctattatttttggaacACATCCATTTCGTTCTTCATTTGACCACTGGTCTTGTGGGCATTTCAAGCACCCAACGGCATCTAAACAATAAAGTCCATGTTATTTATGGCATGTACTAACAATAATTGCATAGTGCTAGAGCCATCATATGATGGATATCCCAGTGCTTGACCTACTCTGTTGACAACAGCCTGTTCACGTCTGTTTTGTTTACTGTTGGCAAATCTGACTTTGTGATAAAGGTTCTAAATGATGTTGCCACTGCATATGTGAACCGAACCTAAAGGTTCATCTGACCCTCCTATTTTGGGGGGTTGGACAGCCATTTTAACATTATACAAAATAATTTTAACTGGAGAAGACCAACATTATTCAGGATGCAGGTTCCTGGTGCAACCATTAACATCTTGTCTGTGGTTTATATTTAGATTTTCTCCGATGTTTTAACCTGGCCCTCTTATCCACATAGCATTGAGATCAAGCAAGTTTGTGTAACTAACTGTGGTTATTGCTTCTAAAGAGGTCATAAGAGGGCAATTACTTTTTTAAatgagagttaggcctcatgcacacgaccgttgtgtgcatccgttttccgtgattttctgcggacccattgactttcaatgggtccgttgaaaactcggaaaatgcatgcgttgttcatccgcgtccgtgattcgtgtttcctgtccgtcaaaaaaatatgacctgtcctatttttttgactgacaactgttcgcggacccattcaagtcaatgggtccgtgaaaaaacacggatgcacacaagattgtcatccgcgtccgtgtcaTCCTTCATCCGGGATTttaatgggggcacaactgggaccGTAATATATGTAtgagggcacaactggggccataatataaagatgggggcacaactggggccatagtatatgggggggattttaattaggagagggggagagggggggccgcactggccaccaatgaatttaaaactggggagggagggggtctgccccctcctgcctggcagcacctgatctcttacagggggctatgatacgcacaattaacccctcaggtgcagcacctgaggggttaattgtgcggatcacagccccctgtaagagatcgggtgctgccaggcaacagggggcagttatgtacacggttcttagtatattctaacttgaagcgtccccatcactatgggaacgcctctgtgttagaatatactgtcggatctgagttttcacgatctaactcaaatccgatggtatattctaacatagaggcgttgccatggtgatggggacgcttcaagttagaatatatcatcggattggagaaaactacgatccgatggtataatagggactcctgactttacattgaaagtcaatgggggacggatccgtttgcaattgcaccatattgtgtcaacgtcaaacggatccgtccccattgacttgcattgtaagtcaggacggatccgtttggctccgcacggccaggcggacaccaaaatgactttttccttcatgtccgtggatcgtccaaaaatcaaggaagacccacggatcacggaactacggaacccgtttttgcggaccgcaaaaaaaaaacggtcgtgtgcatgaggccttagatgaacTTTTTTAAGCCAGCCAGCAGCCATACACATTTAATAGCTGCTGTCTGAATGCTTTTAAGCTGGATAGCGATAcctcaaaatagttattacttaacattccacatatgtctactttatgttaacacccttttgtaaatgtcattttattgtttaattttttaAGACATTAGAAGactttccaaaatccactttttaaaggaccaattcagttatgaagtcactttgaggggcttacataatagaaaaccatCGATAAATGAaaactggaaactacacccctcaaattattaaaaactgattttacaaacttggttaaccctttaggtgtttcacaagagtaaAAGGAAAATGGAcgtaaaatgaatttttttttttttttgcagattctttttttaatcaatttttcatataatgcagaaagggttaacagccaaagaaaccaTTTTTTTATTACACTGATTATGcactttacagaaacacaccacatgtggtcataaactgttgtatgggcatacagcagggctcagaagggaagacacaccacatggtttttggaggacagattttactggaatgggtttaaaggacttctgtcatgacattttaggcctataacctaaacatatggccaggtccgtccaaatagcatgaatccaAAACTgtccttaaatgtgcctgtggctctattagcacacaaaacaggtttttataacctgtcattcacctacctaaggtgtccaaggggacgtcgcttcatacagggtgcccggctgcagtcatctccgtctggtgcctagcgccgccttcccagttgaaatcgccgccttcctcacctcagccccgcctccgcaatcgtccaacttttattgctatgcaaattagcctcttggtgctatgggggcgtcttttcagcacctagaagctccgtctactcaccctgtatTCCGCCCCCTCGTCCGTCaagcccgcccatctctagattgccagcctccatctcatccatcggccgaattctcgcacctgcgccgtgtgcgtcagtattcagcgcaggcgcagtgactgtctgaccGGCCGGGCTTCGTCTGTTCCTCTGAGCACTCttgacgtaatcggcgcaggctcagtggagatgccggcgcagggagcggtcagacagtcactgcgccgaatacagacgcacgcggcgcaggcgtgagaattcggccgatggatgagatggaggctggcaatctAGAGGAGATGGGCAATCTAGaggagcattcaaatgtatgggctttgCAGAGGTGAAATCGAAGCTGATTTCGGGGTACAgtttttaaagttgtagaatcAAATGCCGAAGTTCTTTACTGAATTCTCGTGAGACTTTGGACTTAATGAATTTCACTTCCATGAAGCCCATACTGTAGGGAGACTGATGTATGTACAACATTCAAACGAAGTTTTGAGTGAAGCGACTTCAGATCTGATCCGAAGTGCGCTTTGCTCAACACGAAACATCATCCTCCCAAAGCACAGGCTGAGCCCTTACAGCAAGCAACAATGTCTATTAACCATAAAAGTAACAATTTTGAAAGCAGTCTCATTAAAATACTAAACAAACGTAACCATTCAAATGATCAGCGACATCCTTGACCTCATCAATATAGTGACTGGATAGCCCTCTCTGTTTTGTAGGAACGGTTTGGATGTTAAGGCAAAGTCAACTTTACGTGTAACTGAGACACTTACCTGTGCTATTAGAAATCTCTCCGGCAGAGCATGGCACACAGTCAAAACAGCAGAGTGGTTGTCCTATTCTGGGGACTCTCCTGGATCCAGGGATGCAGCTGGTACTACACACAGACTCTGGGGCCTGTatggagaagaagaagaaacagACAAATGTTTATAAAATCTAAGGAAGAGATTTATCATTCCCTT
The sequence above is a segment of the Bufo bufo chromosome 4, aBufBuf1.1, whole genome shotgun sequence genome. Coding sequences within it:
- the LOC120997054 gene encoding zinc finger protein 135-like isoform X1 is translated as MAEEIRHPGTVTFNDVAVYFSLRDWELLADWQKKLYRNVMKEIHGALTALGYEIANPGILVRIQQSEEPCYGSHDVSEDTWRPQSQKLEENMADCAQPVPALPAVKPDILLRVKLENVKNEQSCQKSAPQLAGGQEEESNSAVFNPELALWIKQEEGAASGEPSSSLKEDIALPVVEDVVTLGHHPSGPVKSIEMGQPLPETLVGNLLRYFEEEREKHAQFGGSLPDVAVQPQPTVAHEEGSQLFTIDWGLPEATDRFPEGLTPSLNVTKHYKCTYCEKSFLRGTQLREHERTHTGERPYQCLKCPKSFSRSTQLKDHQRTHTGERPFQCTECGKTFTHSSNLIHHRRTHTGEKPHKCNMCPKSFSQNSDLNRHQRTHMAGDRPHQCTRCHRTFIYKSQLRMHSRVHVVEDILQGVERGTGAADMT